A single genomic interval of Anopheles darlingi chromosome X, idAnoDarlMG_H_01, whole genome shotgun sequence harbors:
- the LOC125960129 gene encoding inositol hexakisphosphate and diphosphoinositol-pentakisphosphate kinase isoform X11, which yields MEWFWLRYWWQLVERRDLLRARLQQLEQEIEDRQTQQQQQHQTGDDSLERDTVGTGDHHGWPAVEEQKEEQQQANGNGGGGDHYDDDDEYKELGAEHVDLQEELHRCWRHWASMHGDLDITDGLDSDDSSTSGKQVVVAVCAMSKKSQSKPMKEILTRLQEFEYIRMVVIGEEIILHEPVEHWPLCDCLISFHSKGFPLDKAIQYAQLRQPYVINNLHMQFDIQVDRRRVYAILEHEGIEIPRYAVLDRDSPDPKQHELVESEDHVEVNGIVFNKPFVEKPVSAEDHNIYIYYPTSAGGGSQRLFRKIGSRSSVYSPESRVRKTGSFIYEDFMPTDGTDVKVYTVGPDYAHAEARKSPALDGKVERDSDGKEIRYPVILSNAEKLLSRKVCLAFKQTVCGFDLLRANGKSFVCDVNGFSFVKNSNKYYDDCAKILGNMILRELAPQLHIPWSVPFQLDDPPIVPTTFGKMMELRCVTAVIRHGDRTPKQKMKVEVRHQKFFDIFEKYDGYRYGHIKLKRPKQLQEILDIARSLLAEIQTKAADSEIEEKQSKLEQLKSVLEMYGHFSGINRKVQMKYQPKGRPRGSSSDDGKSDCTDAPKEPSLVLILKWGGELTPAGRIQAEELGRFFRCMYPGGQSRHPGVNEEGPGAQGLGLLRLHSTFRHDLKIYASDEGRVQMTAAAFAKGLLALEGELTPILVQMVKSANTNGLLDNDCDSSKVQNMAKARLHELMQIDREFTAEDRAAINPGNAISINLAMNFVKNPVQCCARVHSLIRSLLAVVAVKCEDPKTRDSVLYHGETWEMMGRRWGKIEKDFCTKSKSYDISKIPDIYDCIKYDLQHNQHTLQFDQVEELYITAKYLADIVIPQEYGLTVHEKLTIGQGICTPLLKKIRADLQRNIEEAGVNRLNPLYSYGVSSPGRHVRTRLYFTSESHVHSLLTVLRHGLINQLTDEQWRRAMEYVSMVSELNYMAQIVIMLYEDPMKDVEAEDRFHVELHFSPGVNCCVQKNLPPGPGFRPHSRNDSVTSKNASGDEEPTSRIDEENDTEEEGSSLSNSASLHHTPIKLLCRGEQQDTGGSSSAGLVHGSHMKERRTRKVKSSSPIPIGSSHTVSGHEAMDLAKRLSEELAAQQQQQQQQLLLMQQLQHQHQQQQLQEQQHQQSGSLGTTFGVLGKQQQQLQQPRSVSPDTEPRARSFEHPQPVAPHHQHARHAHHHHHHHQQQQQQQHHQHHHHHNHQHHHHHHPLQANQHHHRPCVRAHRTKSAAEHPYHHRSDGRAVSDSSQQQQQQHHHHHYHHQQTDGGGSGRPTMTTTTTTTTTMTSTAMTTPTTMTAAESPAVAATAAGASSGVVVDGRTSRRNSGAATGSADCCCGGGGGGGAAVEEDGAAESPASSRGSLSHHLCGHCSSCCCYCCCCCCCYCYGGCGGPFAAPSSSPSTLVGPAARIGVTTATAVAAAAAAGATVTIPAVTVRRQRHSIAGQMSYFKMLGTFSKKMATSTNSLFSTAVISGSSSAPNLRDMVPSTASPSGFGGVPPIRPLETLHNALSLRQLDNFLERMTVGPLFKTPASSPPPKHPPPGGTRSVPVTATPSPTTPISTTTTTTSTSTSTSTTIPADTDVVAMEEEELVLVHGYGQPFAKGERGSNGTTVTQPPSTLIPAHTPAAATGITTGTTAALQSWSDHSGSMTSSVSALSSGGPSSPNLSEVCSRGGCPSSDMSASITSIDGSLAAAAGSGTGNEHEHHQHQQLVGCIFALFGHPSAAGMAGQVPGGVGVLELPEDPQGPNGGGGTAVERRRGSTVGELSADLTPVSVSSDWDNTADATKGSCNTTNNDLTTTEEDDEDATISTDTCLSTGTTSEQLAVAMTVASSSSSSIEPARTASNDRVTADPSDGSKQLATDQCTRRARGSRIQRQISLYEQENRAADEGTGKKEAHREAAVRRLHMSFDELPQRAGHERTLTSGGGGGGGGCGNSSSISSLQQKASSKASCQPPEQPPVTPGALLIRESFIEPPRLTRVTKSFHGKTGHQMEQQQQQQQSLWQWPGAECGPNDGGTTNRFGQSSPFARQQSTGSSSARGGSSGNLHHQQGRFTMSVVQEAVKPIGTSISDSRLPPPADGPSKHGAK from the exons ATGGAGTGGTTCTGGCTGCGCTACTGGTGGCAGCTAGTGGAGCGCCGGGACCTTCTTCGTGCGcgtctgcagcagctggagcaggagATCGAGGATcgccaaacacaacaacaacaacaacaccagacaGGCGACGACAGCCTCGAGCGTGATACGGTGGGCACCGGTGACCACCACGGGTGGCCAGCGGTGGAGGAACagaaagaggagcagcagcaggcaaacgggaacggtggtggtggtgaccactatgacgacgacgacgagtacaAGGAGCTGGGAGCGGAGCACGTCGACCTGCAGGAGGAGCTGCATCGTTGCTGGAGGCATTGGGCGAGCATGCAT GGTGATCTGGACATAACCGATGGGCTCGATTCGGACGACTCGTCCACCTCCGGcaagcaggtggtggtggccgtctGCGCCATGTCGAAGAAGTCGCAGTCGAAACCGATGAAGGAGATCCTGACGCGCCTCCAGGAGTTCGAGTACAtccggatggtggtgatcggcGAGGAGATCATCCTGCACGAACCGGTGGAGCACTGGCCGCTGTGCGACTGTCTCATCTCCTTCCACTCGAAGGGCTTCCCGCTCGACAAAGCCATCCAGTACGCGCAGCTGCGCCAACCCTACGTCATCAACAATCTGCACATGCAGTTCGACATACAGGTA GATCGTCGCCGGGTGTATGCCATACTCGAGCACGAAGGGATCGAGATACCGCGGTACGCGGTGCTCGATCGGGATTCACCGGATCCGAAGC AGCACGAGCTGGTCGAGTCGGAGGACCACGTTGAGGTGAACGGGATCGTGTTCAACAAACCGTTCGTGGAGAAGCCGGTATCGGCCGAGGACCATAACATCTACATCTACTATCCGACGTCGGCGGGCGGTGGTAGCCAGCGGTTGTTCCGCAAGATCGGCAGCCGGAGCAGCGTCTACTCGCCGGAGTCCCGGGTCCGCAAGACCGGCTCGTTCATCTACGAGGACTTCATGCCGACGGACGGCACGGACGTGAAGGTGTACACGGTCGGACCGGACTATGCGCATGCGGAGGCCCGCAAAAGCCCGGCCCTCGATGGGAAGGTCGAGCGGGACAGCGACGGGAAGGAGATCCGCTACCCGGTCATCCTGAGCAACGCCGAGAAGCTGCTGTCGCGCAAGGTGTGCCTCGCGTTCAAGCAGACGGTCTGCGGGTTCGATCTGCTGCGCGCCAACGGCAAATCGTTCGTGTGTGACGTGAACGGGTTTAGCTTCGTGAAGAACTCGAACAAGTACTACGACGACTGTGCCAAGATACTGGGCAACATGATACTGCGCGAGCTCGCACCCCAGCTCCACATCCCGTGGTCCGTACCGTTCCAGCTGGACGATCCACCGATCGTACCGACGACGTTCGGCAAGATGATGGAGCTGCGGTGCGTGACCGCCGTCATACGGCACGGCGACCGGACGccgaagcagaagatgaaggTCGAGGTGCGGCATCAGAAGTTTTTCGACATTTTCGAAAAGTACGACGGCTACCGGTACGGGCACATCAAGCTGAAACGGCCGAAGCAGCTGCAGGAGATACTGGACATTGCCCGGTCGCTGCTGGCGGAGATACAGACCAAGGCGGCCGATTCGGAAATCGAAGAGAAGCAGAGCAAGCTGGAGCAGCTGAAGAGTGTACTGGAGAT GTACGGCCATTTTTCCGGCATCAATCGAAAGGTGCAGATGAAGTACCAACCGAAGGGTCGACCGCGTGGCTCTAGCTCAGACGATGGTAAAAGTGATTGCA CAGATGCACCAAAGGAACCCTCGTTGGTGCTGATCCTGAAGTGGGGCGGTGAGCTGACACCGGCCGGGCGCATACAGGCGGAGGAGCTGGGCCGCTTCTTTCGCTGCATGTACCCCGGTGGCCAGAGCCGGCATCCGGGCGTGAACGAGGAGGGCCCGGGTGCGCAAGGGCTGGGGTTGCTGCGTCTGCACTCCACCTTCCGGCATGATCTCAAGATATACGCGTCGGACGAGGGCCGCGTGCagatgacggcggcggcctTCGCCAAGGGGCTGCTGGCGCTCGAGGGCGAGCTGACGCCCATCCTGGTGCAGATGGTGAAGAGTGCCAACACCAACGGGCTGCTGGACAACGATTGTGACTCGAGCAAGGTGCAGAATATGGCGAAGGCGCGCCTCCACGAGCTGATGCAGATCGATCGGGAGTTTACGGCCGAGGATCGGGCCGCCATCAACCCCGGTAacgccatcagcatcaacctGGCGATGAACTTCGTGAAGAACCCGGTGCAGTGCTGTGCCCGCGTTCACTCGCTGATCCGctcgctgctggcggtggtcgcCGTCAAGTGCGAGGACCCGAAGACGCGCGACTCCGTGCTGTACCATGGCGAGACGTGGGAGATGATGGGCCGCCGGTGGGGCAAAATCGAGAAGGATTTCTGCACCAAGAGCAAGAGCTACGACATCTCCAAGATACCGGACATCTACGACTGCATCAAGTACGATCTGCAGCACAACCAGCACACGCTGCAGTTCGATCAGGTGGAGGAGCTGTACATCACGGCCAAGTACCTGGCCGACATTGTCATTCCGCAGGAGTACGGGTTGACGGTGCACGAGAAGCTGACGATCGGGCAGGGCATCTGTACGCCGTTGCTGAAGAAGATACGGGCCGATCTGCAGCGTAATATCGAGGAGGCGGGCGTAAACCGGCTGAATCCGCTGTACAGCTACGGCGTGTCGAGCCCGGGTCGCCACGTACGGACCCGGTTGTACTTCACGAGCGAGAGCCATGTGCACTcgctgctgacggtgctgcGGCACGGGCTGATCAACCAGTTGACCGACGAGCAGTGGCGCCGGGCCATGGAGTACGTATCGATGGTGTCCGAGCTGAACTACATGGCTCAGATCGTCATTATGCTGTACGAGGATCCGATGAAGGACGTGGAGGCCGAGGATCGCTTCCACGTCGAGCTACACTTCAGCCCGGGCGTCAACTGCTGCGTGCAGAAGAACCTACCACCGGGGCCTGGCTTTCGGCCGCATAGCCGTAACGATTCCGTCACCTCCAAGAACGCG AGTGGTGACGAGGAGCCAACGTCCCGCATTGACGAGGAGAACGATacggaggaagaaggaagctcGCTATCCAACAGTGCCTCGCTGCATCACACCCCAATCAAGCTGCTCTGCCGCGGCGAGCAGCAGGACACCGGTGGTTCTTCGAGCGCCGGTCTCGTCCACGGTTCGCACATGAAGGAGCGCCGCACGCGAAAGGTGAAATCCTCCTCACCGATTCCGATCGGCTCGTCCCACACGGTGTCCGGTCACGAAGCAATGGATTTAGCGAAACGTTTGAGTGAAGAGCTGgcggcgcaacagcaacagcaacagcagcagctgctgctcatgcAACAAttacaacaccaacaccaacaacagcaactgcaggagcagcagcaccagcaaagcGGTTCGTTAGGGACGACGTTCGGTGTTTTgggaaagcaacagcagcaattgcagcaaCCGCGTTCCGTTAGCCCAGACACCGAACCGCGGGCTCGCTCTTTCGAGCATCCGCAACCGGTCGCACCGCATCACCAGCATGCGCGTcatgcgcatcatcatcatcaccatcatcagcagcagcagcaacagcaacaccaccaacaccatcatcatcacaaccaccaacaccaccaccaccaccacccgctccAAGcgaatcagcatcatcaccgtccGTGTGTGAGAGCCCATCGCACGAAAT CCGCAGCCGAACATCCTTACCATCACCGTAGTGATGGTCGCGCGGTCTCGGAttcttcgcagcagcagcagcagcagcaccaccaccaccactaccaccaccagcagacag ACGGCGGTGGCTCCGGCaggccaacgatgacgacgacgacgacgacgacgacgacgatgacgtcgacggcgatgacgacgccgacgacgatgaccgcgGCAGAATCACCAGCGgtggcggcaacagcagctggtgccAGTAGTGGTGTCGTCGTAGATGGGCGTACCAGCCGCCGGAACAGTGGAGCCGCAACCGGTAGCGCCGATTGCTGTTGCGGCGGCGGAGGCGGAGGCGGTGCAGCAGTGGAAGAGGATGGAGCCGCCGAATCGCCTGCCTCCAGCCGTGGCTCGCTGTCACACCATCTGTGTGGCCActgttccagctgctgctgctactgctgctgctgctgctgctgttactgctatGGCGGCTGTGGCGGTCCGTTTGCGGcgccctcgtcgtcgccgtcgacccTGGTTGGACCGGCGGCTCGGATCGGCGTGACCAcagcgacggcggtggcggcggctgcggcggcagGAGCGACGGTCACGATACCGGCGGTCACGGTTCGACGCCAGCGGCACAGCATTGCCGGCCAGATGAGCTACTTTAAAATGCTAGGTACGTTCAGCAAGAAGATGgcgaccagcaccaacagtctGTTCAGTACCGCCGTCATCAGTGGCAGCTCGTCGGCGCCCAACCTGCGCGATATGGTCCCGAGCACCGCTTCACCGTCCG GATTTGGCGGGGTGCCACCGATTCGGCCGCTCGAAACGCTCCACAACGCGCTGTCGCTTCGGCAGCTGGACAACTTCCTCGAGCGGATGACGGTGGGGCCGCTGTTCAAGACGCCCGCTTCATCGCCTCCACCGAAGCACCCCCCGCCGGGAGGGACGCGCTCGGTACCGGTGACGGCAACCCCCTCACCAACTAcccccatcagcaccaccaccaccaccaccagcaccagcaccagcaccagcaccacgatccCAGCCGATACCGATGTCGTTGccatggaggaggaagagctaGTGTTAGTGCACGGTTACGGGCAGCCGTTCGCGAAAGGAGAGCGTGGCAGCAATGGTACCACGGTGACCCAACCACCCTCAACACTCATCCCGGCACACACCCctgccgctgctaccggtATCACTACCGGTACGACCGCTGCTCTCCAGA GCTGGAGCGACCATTCGGGCAGCATGACTAGCAGCGTGAGCGCCCTATCCAGCGgtggaccatcatcaccgaacCTCTCGGAGGTGTGCTCGCGGGGTGGCTGCCCAAGCAGTGACATGTCggccagcatcaccagcatcgaTGG CAGccttgctgcagctgcagggaGTGGCACCGGGAACGAGCacgagcatcatcagcatcagcagctggtaGGATGTATATTCGCCCTCTTTGGCCACCCATCGGCCGCCGGGATGGCCGGGCAGGTTCCGggcggtgttggtgtgctggAACTACCGGAGGATCCGCAGGGACccaacggcggtggcggtacaGCGGTGGAGCGGCGGCGTGGTTCGACGGTCGGCGAGCTCAGTGCCGATCTGACACCGGTCAGTGTTAGTTCCGACTGGGACAACACGGCCGATGCGACCAAGGGTTCgtgcaacaccaccaacaatgATCTG ACAACCaccgaggaggacgatgaggatgcgACCATCTCGACTGACACGTGTCTGAGTACGGGAACGACTAGCGAGcagctggcggtggcgatgacggtggctagcagcagcagcagcagcatcgaaccGGCTCGAACAGCAAGCAACGATCGGGTGACCGCCGACCCGTCGGACGGATccaagcagctggccaccgacCAGTGTACACGGCGAGCGCGGGGCAGCCGGATCCAGCGCCAGATTAGCCTGTACGAGCAAGAAAACCGGGCAGCAGACGAGGGCACAGGGAAGAAGGAGGCCCATCGGGAGGCAGCCGTGCGGCGACTGCATATGTCCTTCGATGAGCTACCCCAACGAGCTGGCCACGAGCGGACCTTaacgagtggtggtggtggtggtggtggtggttgtggcaacagcagcagcattagctcGCTCCAGCAGAAGGCATCCTCCAAGGCATCCTGTCAACCACCGGAGCAACCACCGGTAACACCTGGTGCGTTGCTGATCCGCGAAAGCTTCATTGAACCACCGCGCTTGACGCGCGTCACGAAGAGCTTCCACGGCAAGACGGGCCACCAgatggagcagcaacagcagcagcagcagtccttgTGGCAATGGCCCGGCGCTGAGTGTGGGCCCAATGACGGCGGTACCACTAATCGGTTCGGGCAGAGTTCGCCGTTCGCTCGCCAGCAGAGcaccggtagtagtagtgcccGGGGCGGTTCGAGCGGTaaccttcaccaccagcagggtCGCTTCACGATGTCGGTTGTGCAGGAAGCGGTGAAACCGATCGGTACCAGTATCAGTGATAGCCGCCTGCCTCCACCTGCCGATGGGCCATCAAAGCATGGAGCCAAATAG